In the Rhodospirillaceae bacterium genome, one interval contains:
- a CDS encoding TonB-dependent receptor has product MNSKRLGLRGLALATVATLALPLHAEAQQIALEEIVVTARKRSESLQEIPVAISAFSAEQMEVTGAANLVDLTKFTPGIQFNEQGVQEPGRLYTSIRFRGLGSEIKEPFGQVGSAFVDGIYVSSGVSSFGTENFERIEIVKGPSSAWLGRSTFAGAVNMITKTPSTTEYSGRITAKFAEDGTYDSSFSHEGPLVEDKLAYRVFVQGYGTDGQYTASDGGDLGKERTDTLSATLYATPTESLSIKLNAIYAKDNDGAPSGLFITGPQGLRGNNTAAVTNCFSSGTTSPLTTRRNDGVNPLTDFICGEIPTGLDSLVDSNTTVQPDFITFWNEIVPQPDGALFLDKVGIKRKQRRASLNIDYDLNAGGMLEGSTFTVLAGYGKEQVTSIRDFDISPADNWLSRDPQIIETKQFEARLASNQDNALTWLLGVSLFDATFSSQFSGGEVVVGGDGGLTIPATGPLAGFDLDSFFGRTPDGFCPCGFPPLDPPPINTGKTFGVFGSVGYDITDQLGIDFEWRWQEDKIRAESASIQNSFAFIEPFVTGGGTGLGVELGEEFKSFLPRVTLQYQPTDETNVWATYSEGNNPGFFNLDLITRPEADIALLRAALPDAGLFVDEEKLQNYELGWKQQLMDNRINYSLVGYFMEWSNQKTRTAAAFNRPDGSQGIANIVVGGFSTDIMGAEFEGAAALTENLTLNVGLNYADAEFQNFECGFADKFAPADPDNVVRCDGNSPVQFPKWSGSFATTWTDSLTNNWDYFIRFDGAYTGKRYTDEKNFSYIGSQWLFNLRVGVTDENLRLEAFVTNLFDDDQYLAGNRWTDFSADTGGLFPFEFGNANGIALTAPKKRQFGVRAAYNF; this is encoded by the coding sequence ATGAATTCTAAGAGACTTGGCCTTCGAGGACTCGCTCTTGCGACAGTCGCAACATTGGCTTTGCCGTTGCACGCTGAAGCTCAGCAAATCGCTCTCGAAGAAATCGTCGTCACCGCGCGTAAGAGATCTGAAAGCCTGCAGGAAATTCCTGTCGCCATTTCAGCTTTTTCGGCTGAGCAGATGGAAGTGACCGGGGCTGCGAACCTGGTTGATCTAACGAAATTCACGCCTGGTATTCAGTTTAACGAGCAAGGCGTGCAAGAGCCTGGCCGTTTGTACACCTCGATCCGTTTCCGCGGACTGGGTTCAGAAATTAAAGAACCGTTTGGCCAAGTGGGCTCCGCCTTCGTTGATGGCATTTATGTCTCATCCGGTGTGTCCAGTTTTGGAACTGAAAACTTCGAGCGTATTGAAATCGTCAAAGGCCCATCCTCTGCATGGCTTGGGCGGTCGACCTTTGCCGGTGCGGTGAACATGATCACCAAAACGCCAAGCACGACTGAGTACTCAGGCCGCATCACCGCAAAATTTGCGGAAGATGGCACTTACGATTCTTCGTTCTCACATGAAGGTCCGCTTGTTGAAGACAAACTCGCGTATCGTGTGTTCGTTCAAGGCTACGGCACAGATGGCCAGTACACGGCCAGCGATGGCGGTGATTTGGGCAAAGAACGCACAGACACACTGAGTGCGACACTTTACGCCACACCGACTGAAAGTCTGAGTATCAAACTCAATGCCATCTACGCCAAAGATAATGATGGTGCCCCTTCAGGGTTGTTCATTACAGGACCTCAAGGTCTGCGCGGCAACAACACAGCTGCCGTCACAAACTGCTTCTCCAGCGGTACAACAAGCCCCCTGACCACGCGCCGTAATGATGGCGTGAACCCGCTGACCGACTTCATCTGTGGCGAAATTCCAACCGGATTGGACAGCTTGGTTGATTCCAACACAACCGTTCAGCCTGACTTTATCACTTTCTGGAACGAGATTGTTCCTCAGCCTGACGGGGCGTTGTTCCTGGACAAAGTTGGCATTAAGCGCAAGCAGCGCCGCGCCTCTTTGAACATTGATTACGACCTCAATGCCGGTGGTATGTTGGAAGGGTCAACATTCACAGTGCTTGCGGGCTACGGTAAAGAGCAAGTAACCAGCATCCGCGACTTTGATATTTCTCCTGCCGACAACTGGTTGTCGCGTGATCCGCAAATTATTGAAACCAAGCAATTCGAAGCGCGCTTGGCCTCCAACCAGGACAACGCTTTAACCTGGTTGCTGGGCGTCAGCCTGTTCGATGCAACCTTCTCCAGCCAGTTCTCTGGCGGTGAAGTTGTCGTCGGTGGCGATGGTGGCTTAACCATTCCTGCCACTGGACCTCTGGCTGGGTTTGATCTCGACAGCTTTTTCGGACGCACACCTGATGGGTTCTGCCCTTGTGGCTTCCCGCCACTTGACCCACCACCGATCAACACGGGTAAGACTTTTGGTGTGTTCGGCAGTGTCGGCTATGACATTACCGATCAACTGGGCATCGACTTTGAATGGCGTTGGCAGGAAGATAAGATTCGCGCTGAATCTGCTTCTATCCAAAACTCCTTTGCCTTCATTGAACCCTTTGTTACAGGCGGCGGCACCGGCCTCGGCGTTGAACTTGGCGAAGAGTTCAAGAGCTTCCTGCCACGCGTGACGTTGCAGTATCAACCCACTGACGAAACCAACGTCTGGGCGACCTACTCTGAGGGTAACAACCCAGGCTTCTTCAACCTCGACCTGATCACGCGCCCGGAAGCTGACATCGCTCTCTTGCGGGCCGCTCTTCCTGATGCGGGACTCTTTGTGGATGAAGAAAAGCTGCAAAACTACGAGTTAGGCTGGAAGCAGCAACTCATGGACAACCGGATCAACTACTCGTTGGTTGGGTACTTCATGGAATGGAGCAACCAGAAAACCCGTACAGCGGCAGCGTTTAACCGTCCTGACGGTTCACAAGGCATCGCCAACATTGTTGTGGGTGGATTCTCCACCGACATTATGGGGGCGGAGTTTGAAGGGGCCGCTGCATTAACTGAAAACCTGACCTTGAACGTTGGCTTGAACTATGCCGACGCTGAGTTCCAGAATTTCGAATGTGGCTTTGCCGATAAATTTGCACCGGCGGACCCAGACAACGTTGTGCGTTGTGATGGCAACTCGCCAGTACAATTCCCGAAATGGAGTGGATCATTTGCCACAACATGGACGGATAGCCTGACCAACAACTGGGATTACTTCATCCGCTTCGACGGGGCCTACACAGGCAAGCGCTACACCGATGAAAAGAACTTCTCTTACATCGGATCGCAGTGGTTGTTTAACCTGCGTGTTGGTGTGACCGACGAAAATCTGCGCTTGGAAGCCTTCGTCACCAACCTGTTTGATGACGACCAGTACCTCGCCGGTAACCGTTGGACCGACTTCTCGGCTGACACAGGTGGTTTGTTCCCGTTCGAGTTTGGCAATGCGAACGGCATCGCTTTGACTGCACCGAAGAAGCGTCAGTTCGGTGTCCGCGCGGCTTACAACTTCTAG
- a CDS encoding TonB-dependent receptor: protein MILKKLGLRGLALATVAVVALPLHAEAQQIALEEIVVTARKRSENLQDIPIAISAFSADDIDRAGFTTLEDLSLQVAGMQFSAQSGALAGRLVDSIRFRGMNVDSTLPTEQLGALFVDGIYVLGGSQSIPFLNIDRVEVIKGPQSAYFGRSTFGGAVNYVTSNPSLTDFEGKVMADASTHEQLDISASLDIPLVQDVAGLRLGARAYTRGGLYRASDGGELGEESSFSIDGTFYAEPNDNLWIKARAFYAEDSDGPPAAGYIQGENNDSCSGLTLTSKAGETFNPVRWFCGKVPEIGEAISAFGTTKIIDSNTTLISPTTAFTIGDPFAVRDFFAGLDNPLNVPTVNHVGMERRVHRYSLAADYTFDNEMSLFGQFAYNETGTSWIRDFTASPFDGSFTRDPREQQDLSGEVRLSSNQEDRLRWLAGLSYYEQDFTSSTTGGDATLSCLDYLVPGLPHAPTASSNCLPNFFFSSPGSFRVGGGESDQVETKGVFGSVEYDLNDQFTFTFEARYQEDSVTKGTPPDLLTVKYKAFLPRAILRYQPTEELTTYISYAKGVLPGTINQELIIADAQELVQYQAQYPNAEDFLSKQLLDMYELGIKQTLWDDRVSYSFAAYFGKWTNPVGRATALIQETCDAGRVGSGGCRFDLGEGTPGGLATLPDGSPFLNSRVFRLGGEAEIYGLEFEGSALLSEGWTTDVSIAWAPSEYKTFEANFVEPYGVPADVSGNSINRYPEWTGSISSTYTTSLNNTWDGFVRADVVYFGKTFPEVDNLAYCDDYITANARVGIEKENLRLEAYVKNMFNDQSWTACQRFSDFDGIPINFSFLTAYQGIQATPQVPRHFGIRTSLNF from the coding sequence ATGATACTAAAGAAACTTGGCCTTAGAGGTCTCGCTCTGGCGACTGTTGCCGTAGTGGCTTTACCGTTGCACGCCGAAGCTCAGCAAATCGCACTTGAAGAAATTGTGGTGACAGCGCGTAAGCGGTCTGAAAATCTGCAAGACATTCCCATTGCCATTTCGGCCTTCTCAGCTGATGACATTGATCGCGCGGGTTTCACCACGCTTGAAGATCTGTCATTGCAAGTTGCTGGCATGCAGTTCTCGGCACAGTCAGGCGCCCTTGCTGGCCGTTTGGTTGACTCCATTCGTTTTCGCGGCATGAACGTTGACTCCACGCTTCCAACAGAACAATTGGGTGCGTTGTTTGTTGACGGCATCTATGTGCTTGGCGGGTCCCAATCCATTCCGTTCCTTAACATTGACCGTGTCGAAGTGATCAAAGGGCCCCAGTCAGCTTACTTTGGTCGCTCAACCTTCGGCGGAGCCGTCAACTACGTGACATCTAATCCTTCGTTGACAGACTTCGAAGGCAAGGTCATGGCGGACGCATCAACACACGAACAACTGGACATCAGCGCCAGCCTCGATATTCCTTTGGTGCAAGATGTTGCCGGTCTGCGCCTAGGTGCGCGTGCCTACACACGTGGAGGTTTGTATCGCGCCTCTGATGGCGGGGAATTGGGTGAAGAGTCCTCCTTCTCCATCGATGGCACGTTCTACGCCGAGCCCAACGACAACCTGTGGATCAAAGCCCGCGCCTTTTATGCAGAAGACAGTGATGGCCCGCCAGCTGCTGGTTACATTCAAGGTGAGAACAACGATTCATGTTCTGGCTTGACCCTCACATCCAAGGCCGGCGAAACCTTTAACCCAGTCCGCTGGTTCTGCGGCAAGGTTCCTGAGATCGGCGAAGCTATCTCCGCTTTCGGCACAACCAAAATTATTGATTCCAACACCACGCTGATTTCGCCAACGACAGCGTTCACCATCGGCGACCCGTTTGCGGTGCGTGACTTTTTCGCTGGCCTCGATAATCCACTGAACGTGCCAACGGTTAATCACGTGGGTATGGAACGCCGGGTCCATCGTTATTCTTTGGCGGCAGACTACACCTTTGATAACGAAATGAGCCTCTTTGGTCAGTTCGCGTATAACGAAACAGGCACAAGCTGGATCCGTGATTTCACGGCCAGCCCCTTTGACGGTTCCTTCACCCGTGACCCTCGCGAACAACAGGATTTGTCTGGTGAAGTCCGATTGAGTTCCAATCAGGAAGATCGCCTGCGGTGGTTGGCCGGTTTAAGCTACTATGAGCAAGACTTCACATCCTCCACAACTGGCGGCGACGCAACCCTATCCTGTTTGGATTACCTCGTTCCTGGATTACCTCATGCTCCGACCGCGTCCAGCAACTGTCTGCCGAACTTCTTCTTCAGCAGCCCAGGATCGTTCCGCGTTGGCGGGGGTGAATCTGATCAGGTCGAAACCAAGGGCGTGTTTGGCTCTGTGGAATACGACCTCAACGATCAATTCACTTTCACCTTTGAGGCGCGGTATCAGGAAGATTCGGTCACGAAAGGCACGCCGCCTGATTTGTTGACCGTTAAGTACAAGGCGTTCTTGCCGCGTGCAATTTTGCGCTACCAACCTACGGAAGAACTGACCACCTACATCAGTTATGCCAAGGGTGTTCTGCCGGGCACGATCAACCAAGAGCTCATTATTGCAGACGCACAGGAATTGGTTCAGTACCAGGCTCAATACCCGAACGCTGAAGATTTTCTCTCAAAGCAACTTCTTGATATGTATGAACTTGGTATCAAGCAGACCTTGTGGGACGATCGTGTGAGCTACAGCTTTGCCGCTTATTTCGGCAAGTGGACCAACCCCGTGGGTCGTGCAACAGCGCTCATTCAGGAAACCTGTGATGCAGGCCGTGTCGGCTCTGGTGGATGTCGCTTCGATCTCGGTGAAGGCACACCGGGTGGTTTGGCAACTCTGCCAGACGGCTCGCCGTTCTTAAACTCCCGCGTCTTCCGCCTTGGCGGTGAAGCTGAAATCTACGGCCTGGAGTTTGAAGGGTCGGCTCTTCTGTCTGAAGGCTGGACCACTGATGTATCCATTGCCTGGGCACCAAGTGAGTACAAGACTTTCGAGGCCAACTTCGTAGAACCATACGGTGTACCTGCCGACGTCTCCGGCAACTCCATCAACCGGTATCCCGAGTGGACCGGCTCGATCTCGTCAACCTACACCACGTCGCTTAACAACACATGGGATGGGTTTGTACGCGCTGATGTTGTTTACTTTGGCAAGACCTTCCCAGAAGTCGACAACTTGGCCTACTGTGATGATTACATCACGGCCAATGCCCGCGTCGGAATCGAGAAAGAAAACCTGCGGCTCGAAGCTTACGTCAAGAACATGTTCAATGACCAAAGCTGGACAGCCTGTCAGCGTTTCTCTGACTTTGATGGCATTCCCATCAATTTCTCGTTCCTGACAGCCTACCAGGGCATACAAGCCACACCGCAAGTGCCGCGTCACTTCGGCATTCGGACGTCCCTCAACTTCTAA
- a CDS encoding TonB-dependent receptor, which yields MNSKAYFLSGAAGLALTVGLGEVAYAQSLALEEIVVTARKREESLQEVPLAISVFSADDIDRSGFKGLEELSLQVAGLQYSDQGGQRPGRFNPAIRFRGMNVNSNIPTFQLGALFVDGIYVLGSTHSIPLDDLERVEVIKGPQAAYFGRNTFGGAVNYITRNPSTEEFSGKIQASGATYDEFDVSGSFEGPLVEGKLAARVGARLYSRGGMWTASDGGELGQQSTNSVNATLFATPNEALSIRLRAFYGRDDDGAPAGGFIGGEENDTCSGQTITTKAGETASPVNWFCGAVPGQGEAISRLGNFQIIDGVTTLRPQIPFGAIETNPDFVIDNLINAPRPDIFANIPSINKVGLVRNTYRYSAALDYEFQNGMSAVVQGGYNKMEANWIREQGLTGLVRNISSDPQLQDDLSIEARLTSNQEDSLRWLAGLNYYEQDFATSGTGGSAVIPCWDALPGVPAESDDCRPIPTLVTANGLNNIDSVKTSAVFAAVSYDVTDQFTVNLEGRYQQDRLDKAGEDIDANTFLPRVILQYQPFEETNLYASYSKGVLPGESNSFLINADAQELVQYEAQLGDRVFDILPEEQLDSYEIGWKQTAFDSRLNFSTALYYGKWKNQKSRVVASIQETCKPFNATSTGCRPQDLTPLGDLQSLADGTPIFTARNTTITGTGDVYGLELEGQALLAEGWTTDFSLAYAASEFTDFESNFEETYANFINMEGNEHARYPKWTGSISSTYTQPLNDDWDWFVRGDAIYFGKTWVSVANLAQCNDYWLFNARAGVERDDLRVELWVKNAFNDDNWSACARWTDFSRKIDFAFFTFYQGVAVTPQNKRQFGLKTSLSF from the coding sequence ATGAATTCTAAAGCTTATTTTTTGTCCGGGGCGGCTGGCTTAGCGCTGACTGTTGGCCTCGGTGAAGTTGCTTATGCACAATCGCTGGCTCTTGAAGAAATTGTGGTGACAGCACGCAAGCGCGAGGAGTCTCTGCAAGAGGTGCCGTTGGCAATTTCGGTGTTCTCAGCTGATGACATCGACCGCTCAGGTTTTAAAGGCTTGGAAGAACTTTCTCTCCAGGTTGCAGGGCTTCAATACTCAGACCAAGGTGGCCAGCGCCCAGGACGTTTTAATCCGGCGATTCGTTTCCGTGGCATGAACGTTAACTCGAACATACCGACCTTCCAACTTGGTGCGTTGTTTGTTGACGGTATTTATGTGCTGGGGTCGACGCACTCTATTCCATTGGATGACTTAGAGCGCGTTGAGGTTATTAAAGGTCCGCAGGCCGCCTACTTCGGTCGCAATACCTTTGGCGGTGCGGTGAACTACATCACCAGAAACCCGTCCACTGAAGAGTTTTCCGGTAAAATCCAGGCATCTGGTGCCACCTACGATGAGTTTGATGTGTCCGGCAGCTTTGAAGGCCCGTTGGTGGAAGGCAAGCTGGCAGCCCGCGTGGGCGCCCGCCTTTACAGCCGTGGTGGCATGTGGACAGCGTCTGACGGCGGCGAGCTTGGGCAGCAATCCACCAACTCGGTCAATGCGACTCTGTTTGCGACCCCGAATGAAGCCCTTTCTATCCGTCTCCGGGCGTTTTATGGCCGTGATGATGATGGGGCACCCGCTGGCGGGTTCATCGGCGGCGAAGAAAATGATACCTGCTCAGGTCAAACGATCACCACGAAAGCTGGTGAGACGGCGAGCCCTGTAAACTGGTTTTGTGGGGCAGTCCCTGGACAAGGCGAGGCCATTTCCCGCCTCGGCAATTTTCAGATCATTGATGGGGTGACAACGCTCCGGCCGCAAATTCCTTTCGGGGCGATTGAAACCAATCCGGACTTTGTCATTGATAATCTGATCAATGCGCCACGCCCGGATATTTTTGCGAACATTCCAAGCATCAACAAAGTGGGGTTGGTTCGTAATACCTACCGGTACAGTGCTGCGCTGGACTACGAATTCCAGAACGGGATGAGCGCGGTTGTTCAGGGTGGTTACAACAAAATGGAAGCCAACTGGATTCGCGAACAGGGACTGACCGGTCTTGTGCGCAACATCAGCAGTGATCCGCAGCTCCAAGACGATCTTTCTATTGAAGCGCGGTTGACCTCAAACCAGGAAGACAGTCTGCGGTGGCTAGCCGGTTTGAACTATTATGAGCAGGATTTTGCGACATCCGGTACAGGTGGAAGCGCCGTCATCCCGTGTTGGGATGCGTTGCCAGGTGTTCCTGCGGAGAGTGATGATTGCAGACCCATTCCAACGCTGGTCACGGCAAACGGCCTAAACAACATCGACAGTGTGAAAACGTCAGCCGTTTTTGCCGCTGTTTCGTATGACGTGACGGACCAGTTTACTGTCAACCTTGAGGGCCGCTACCAGCAAGACCGTCTGGATAAGGCGGGCGAAGATATTGACGCCAACACTTTCCTGCCGCGTGTCATTCTTCAGTATCAGCCCTTTGAAGAAACCAACCTTTACGCCAGTTATTCCAAAGGTGTGTTGCCCGGAGAATCAAACTCGTTTCTCATCAATGCGGATGCTCAAGAGCTTGTGCAGTATGAAGCCCAGCTTGGCGACCGCGTATTTGATATTCTTCCCGAGGAACAATTGGACAGCTACGAAATCGGCTGGAAACAAACAGCCTTTGACAGCCGTTTAAATTTCTCGACCGCGCTCTATTACGGCAAATGGAAGAATCAGAAAAGCCGTGTGGTCGCGAGTATCCAAGAAACATGTAAGCCGTTCAACGCAACTTCCACAGGGTGTCGTCCGCAAGACTTAACACCCCTTGGCGATTTGCAGTCTCTGGCTGATGGCACGCCGATTTTCACAGCCCGGAATACGACGATTACCGGCACCGGCGATGTTTATGGTTTGGAACTCGAAGGCCAGGCGTTGTTAGCGGAAGGTTGGACGACGGACTTTAGTCTGGCTTATGCCGCAAGCGAGTTCACTGATTTTGAGTCCAACTTTGAAGAAACTTACGCCAACTTCATTAACATGGAAGGCAACGAGCACGCCCGTTACCCGAAATGGACGGGCTCGATCAGCTCCACATACACCCAGCCGCTCAATGACGACTGGGACTGGTTTGTCCGCGGCGATGCCATCTACTTCGGCAAAACGTGGGTGTCGGTTGCCAATCTGGCCCAGTGTAACGACTACTGGTTGTTCAATGCCCGGGCCGGCGTTGAGCGGGATGATCTCCGCGTCGAGCTGTGGGTTAAGAACGCCTTTAATGACGACAACTGGTCGGCGTGTGCGCGCTGGACCGACTTCTCGCGCAAGATCGACTTCGCTTTCTTCACCTTTTATCAAGGCGTTGCGGTCACCCCGCAGAACAAGCGGCAGTTTGGCCTGAAAACGTCTTTGAGCTTCTAG
- the metC gene encoding cystathionine beta-lyase has product MKEDTKIIHGGGKNALKHGVVNTPIYRASTMVFSDTDAMHDAADKALGQQKKVMFYGRKGSPTSWTLEEAITDLEQGFDTVLASSGLGAVTTALLSFLKAGDHLLMVDSIYEPTRHFCDETLARFGVETTYYDPLIGTDIQSLIQPNTTVIFTESPGSHTFEMQDLPAISQAAHAANENIVVMIDNTWASPLFHKPLTIGADVSIQACTKYIVGHSDVMLGSITAVEKHFPTLYRGRQQLGVAVSPDDAYLATRGLRTLGVRLRAHQINTLKIAKWLQSRPEVARVLYPALPDDPGHAIWKRDFLGASGLLGVVFKETSKDAVYAMINGMAYFPLGYSWGGYESLMCGSSPAKGRSVTTWAHPEPGLRLHIGLEDPDDLIVDLEAGLERFKLVLKNG; this is encoded by the coding sequence ATGAAAGAAGACACAAAAATCATCCACGGCGGTGGCAAAAACGCACTCAAACATGGCGTTGTGAACACACCGATTTATCGCGCGTCTACCATGGTTTTTTCTGATACGGATGCCATGCATGACGCAGCTGACAAAGCTCTAGGTCAGCAAAAAAAGGTTATGTTTTATGGTCGGAAAGGGTCGCCGACATCGTGGACTCTTGAAGAAGCCATCACAGATTTAGAGCAAGGTTTTGACACCGTGCTTGCCTCGTCTGGCCTGGGGGCTGTGACAACTGCGCTGCTGTCTTTTTTAAAAGCAGGCGATCATTTGTTGATGGTGGACTCTATCTACGAGCCAACCCGTCATTTTTGTGACGAAACTTTGGCACGTTTTGGTGTTGAGACCACATACTACGACCCGCTGATCGGCACCGATATTCAATCACTTATTCAGCCCAACACGACTGTGATTTTTACAGAGAGCCCAGGCTCTCATACCTTTGAGATGCAAGATCTTCCAGCCATATCCCAAGCGGCGCATGCGGCAAATGAAAACATCGTTGTAATGATTGACAACACGTGGGCGTCCCCGTTGTTTCATAAGCCTCTGACGATCGGTGCTGATGTTTCAATCCAAGCCTGCACGAAATATATTGTGGGTCACTCGGATGTCATGCTTGGCAGTATCACGGCGGTCGAGAAACACTTTCCAACTTTATATCGTGGCCGCCAGCAATTAGGTGTGGCCGTTAGCCCCGACGATGCTTACCTAGCCACACGCGGTTTGCGCACGCTTGGCGTTCGTCTTCGTGCCCATCAGATCAACACGCTTAAAATCGCGAAATGGTTACAATCGCGGCCAGAGGTGGCGCGTGTTCTCTACCCCGCGCTCCCGGACGACCCAGGGCACGCAATTTGGAAGCGAGACTTTTTAGGTGCAAGTGGATTATTGGGCGTGGTTTTCAAAGAAACATCTAAAGACGCTGTCTACGCGATGATCAATGGCATGGCGTATTTTCCATTGGGATATTCGTGGGGTGGCTATGAAAGCCTCATGTGTGGATCGTCTCCGGCGAAAGGACGTTCGGTGACGACGTGGGCGCACCCTGAGCCTGGACTCAGACTCCATATTGGTCTTGAAGATCCTGACGATCTGATCGTTGACCTCGAAGCTGGCTTGGAGCGATTTAAGTTAGTGCTGAAAAACGGCTAG
- a CDS encoding tetratricopeptide repeat-containing glycosyltransferase family protein, whose protein sequence is MSKRGSGKTPSTLLKEGYDLHKAGDMKAAERCYRRILKQNKKHVEAFYLLGSLYSQTGDQKRAEAALRAALRENPTHLEALYNFSRVLMDTDRNHDARAALLKVLAINPKHISANRNLGVVYLRLGDPDKAVPFLKEALALDPHSADTWCDLGLALSQTDCAAVEGDDEAAANAFDRAIQLEDSHARARHNRGHLRLRNQNYADGWADYEYRKLDLKSGFEPRPFTLPEWHGEDLTHKTILVWGEQGLGDQILHASMIPDLVKSAGRVIVECESRLQTLFARSFPKAEVYSQNTPPVESLIKAQSDMQIAMGSLGRIFRPHADSFQNIKPYLQADLEGFSLSGLFSDQHRVPLKIGLSWRSAREGLGAHKSTDLIEHWAPVFEARSDSKFFSLQYGPVDSDLNAVQQRLGIEIVADHGVDATQDLDGLASLISKLDLVITTSNTTAHLAGALGVPTWCLVPTGPGRLWYWLKKPSKSLWYPSVRLYWQKHAGEWGDPFARVSRELAGHAF, encoded by the coding sequence GTGAGTAAACGCGGTTCAGGTAAAACGCCTTCAACTCTTTTGAAGGAGGGGTACGATCTCCACAAAGCGGGGGATATGAAAGCTGCTGAGCGCTGCTATCGTCGTATTCTCAAGCAAAACAAAAAGCATGTTGAAGCGTTTTACCTGCTAGGCAGTCTTTACAGCCAAACAGGAGACCAGAAGCGTGCGGAGGCTGCTCTCAGGGCAGCACTAAGAGAAAACCCGACTCATCTGGAGGCGCTCTACAATTTCAGCCGGGTCCTGATGGATACGGACCGCAACCACGATGCCCGTGCCGCGTTGCTTAAGGTTTTGGCGATCAACCCAAAACATATTTCTGCGAACCGCAACCTTGGTGTTGTCTATCTGCGCTTGGGAGACCCAGATAAAGCTGTCCCCTTTCTAAAAGAGGCGCTGGCGCTCGATCCTCACTCGGCAGACACTTGGTGTGACCTTGGATTAGCGCTCAGTCAAACAGACTGCGCTGCTGTAGAGGGCGATGACGAAGCTGCGGCTAATGCTTTTGACCGCGCTATTCAGTTGGAAGACTCACATGCCCGTGCCCGTCACAATCGTGGCCATCTTAGGCTGAGAAATCAGAATTATGCTGACGGCTGGGCCGACTACGAATACCGCAAGTTAGACCTTAAATCAGGATTTGAACCCCGGCCTTTCACGCTGCCGGAGTGGCATGGCGAAGACCTCACCCATAAAACTATTTTGGTCTGGGGTGAGCAGGGCCTGGGAGACCAAATTCTGCATGCGAGTATGATCCCTGATCTTGTAAAATCTGCCGGGCGCGTCATTGTGGAATGTGAGTCACGTCTTCAAACGTTATTTGCGCGTAGTTTTCCAAAAGCAGAGGTTTATTCTCAAAATACGCCACCGGTTGAGAGTTTGATTAAAGCACAGTCGGACATGCAAATCGCAATGGGTAGTCTTGGTAGAATTTTTCGTCCTCATGCGGATAGTTTTCAGAACATTAAACCTTACCTTCAGGCTGATTTAGAAGGCTTCTCTCTAAGCGGTCTTTTCTCCGATCAGCATCGCGTTCCACTCAAGATTGGCCTGTCATGGCGTAGTGCACGCGAGGGTCTTGGAGCGCATAAATCAACAGATCTTATAGAGCATTGGGCTCCAGTGTTTGAGGCTCGGTCAGACAGCAAATTTTTCTCATTGCAATACGGGCCAGTAGACTCTGACCTCAACGCGGTGCAACAGCGTCTGGGTATAGAAATCGTGGCAGATCACGGCGTTGATGCGACCCAGGATCTTGATGGGTTGGCTAGCCTTATATCAAAGCTCGATTTGGTGATCACAACTTCGAATACCACGGCCCATCTAGCTGGAGCACTCGGTGTGCCCACTTGGTGCTTAGTGCCGACGGGCCCTGGCCGGCTTTGGTATTGGCTCAAAAAACCATCAAAATCGCTGTGGTATCCCTCCGTGCGATTGTATTGGCAAAAGCATGCGGGAGAGTGGGGCGATCCCTTTGCGCGTGTGTCTCGTGAGCTCGCTGGCCATGCATTCTGA